One Rosa chinensis cultivar Old Blush chromosome 3, RchiOBHm-V2, whole genome shotgun sequence DNA window includes the following coding sequences:
- the LOC112195147 gene encoding dnaJ protein ERDJ3A isoform X1 translates to MFNRRLVSLIIATASLLLLTIDAKTLDPYKVLGVERNASQREIQKAFHKLSLQYHPDKNKAKGAQAKFAEINNAYEILSDEEKRKNYDMYGDEKGNPGFQSGSPGDHGGYTYFTNGGPGQNQFTYGPSDWQSMGGQGGSQSFSFSFGGPSGGPSPFSFGMNDIFSNFFGDNSGAGGQFGGFTGSSRARPDSQSTPKSIRALSSQVYKKEVVDQGMTWLLFSYTTSLKGHQHVESLVEEVASSLKGALKVGSVNCDTEASLCKDLGIYPRRMPRVFVYSYKASEKGLLVEYDGDWGAKPLKSFCQDHLPRFSKRVDLNFVKSSSVTVDKFPTVVLLSTKKDTPVIWRVLSGLYHKRIIFYDVQVQDASDPTVKKLGVDALPAIVGWLSNGEKHVLKTGIAVKDLKSAIHDLSGLIEGFEKKNKKAASEQSKKASTDSGENQIPLLTKSNFDSLCGDQIPVCIIGAFRSSKERKKLESVLNTVSQKSLSRRQNSAHGRDSISYTLLDATKQASFLNAFDKAGFKSLDKVLVAYKPRKGTFAAFEGEITAEEVEKFISAVLNGDIRFTRTQQSPLLK, encoded by the exons ATGTTTAACCGGCGACTAGTATCTCTGATCATCGCGACGGCGTCGTTGTTACTACTCACCATCGACGCCAAAACCTTAGACCCCTACAAG GTTCTTGGAGTGGAGCGAAATGCGAGTCAACGTGAAATTCAGAAGGCTTTCCACAA GCTTTCTCTTCAATATCACCCAGACAAGAATAAAGCCAAGGGAGCTCAAGCAAAGTTTGCTGAGATAAATAATG CGTATGAGATTTTATCTgatgaggagaagaggaaaaatTATGATATGTATGGAGATGAAAAGGGAAATCCTGGATTTCAATCTGGTTCACCAGGGGATCATGGTGGATATACTTACTTCACCAATGGTGGACCAGGACAAAACCAGTTTACCTACGGACCAAGTGATTGGCAGAGCATGGGTGGGCAGGGAGGTTCCCAAtcgttttccttttcctttggtGGCCCCAGTGGTGGCCCAAGTCCATTCAGTTTTGGTATGAACGACATTTTCTCAAACTTTTTTGGGGATAATTCTGGAGCTGGAGGTCAGTTTGGTGGTTTCACTGGTTCAAGCAGGGCTCGACCTGACTCTCAGAGTACTCCGAAGAGCATTAGGGCCCTCAGTTCACAGGTCTATAAGAAAGAAGTAGTTGACCAGGGAATGACTTGGCTCTTGTTCTCTTATACGACCTCTTTGAAGGGGCATCAGCATGTTGAATCTCTGGTAGAGGAAGTTGCCAGCTCACTGAAGGGTGCCCTAAAG GTTGGAAGTGTAAACTGTGACACTGAGGCATCACTCTGCAAGGACCTTGGCATATATCCACGCAGAATGCCCAGGGTATTTGTTTATTCATACAAAGCGAGTGAGAAGGGTTTGTTGGTTGAGTATGATGGCGATTGGGGTGCCAAACCTTTAAAATCCTTTTGCCAAGACCATTTGCCAAGGTTTTCAAAGAGGGTCGACTTGAACTTCGTAAAGTCTTCCTCTGTCACAGTTGATAAATTTCCTACGGTGGTCCTTCTCTCCACCAAAAAAGATACTCCTGTTATCTGGCGCGTCCTCAGTGGACTGTATCACAAACGCATCATTTTCTATGATGTACAG GTCCAGGATGCTTCTGATCCAACAGTGAAGAAACTAGGGGTCGATGCACTACCAGCTATAGTTGGTTGGCTATCAAATGGGGAGAAGCATGTCTTAAAAACAGGCATTGCTGTTAAAGATTTGAAATCAGCAATTCATGATCTCAGTGGTTTAATTGAAGGTtttgagaagaagaacaagaaggcAGCTTCAGAGCAGTCCAAGAAAGCATCAACTGATTCAGGGGAGAATCAGATACCTCTACTGACCAAATCTAATTTTGATTCTCTCTGTGGCGACCAAATTCCAGTTTGCATCATTGGTGCATTTagatcttccaaagaaagaaagaagttgGAATCAGTTCTGAATACG GTCTCTCAGAAATCATTATCAAGGCGACAGAACTCGGCGCATGGCAGGGATTCCATCTCCTACACTCTCTTGGATGCCACCAAGCAGGCATCATTCTTAAACGCATTCGACAAAGCAGGATTTAAATCTTTAGATAAGGTCTTGGTGGCCTACAAACCTCGGAAGGGGACTTTTGCAGCATTTGAGGGTGAAATAACTGCAGAAGAAGTAGAGAAGTTTATTAGTGCAGTTCTTAACGGGGACATCCGATTCACCAGAACACAACAGAGCCCCCTTCTTAAATGA
- the LOC112195147 gene encoding dnaJ protein ERDJ3A isoform X2, with translation MRVNVKFRRLSTTYEILSDEEKRKNYDMYGDEKGNPGFQSGSPGDHGGYTYFTNGGPGQNQFTYGPSDWQSMGGQGGSQSFSFSFGGPSGGPSPFSFGMNDIFSNFFGDNSGAGGQFGGFTGSSRARPDSQSTPKSIRALSSQVYKKEVVDQGMTWLLFSYTTSLKGHQHVESLVEEVASSLKGALKVGSVNCDTEASLCKDLGIYPRRMPRVFVYSYKASEKGLLVEYDGDWGAKPLKSFCQDHLPRFSKRVDLNFVKSSSVTVDKFPTVVLLSTKKDTPVIWRVLSGLYHKRIIFYDVQVQDASDPTVKKLGVDALPAIVGWLSNGEKHVLKTGIAVKDLKSAIHDLSGLIEGFEKKNKKAASEQSKKASTDSGENQIPLLTKSNFDSLCGDQIPVCIIGAFRSSKERKKLESVLNTVSQKSLSRRQNSAHGRDSISYTLLDATKQASFLNAFDKAGFKSLDKVLVAYKPRKGTFAAFEGEITAEEVEKFISAVLNGDIRFTRTQQSPLLK, from the exons ATGCGAGTCAACGTGAAATTCAGAAGGCTTTCCACAA CGTATGAGATTTTATCTgatgaggagaagaggaaaaatTATGATATGTATGGAGATGAAAAGGGAAATCCTGGATTTCAATCTGGTTCACCAGGGGATCATGGTGGATATACTTACTTCACCAATGGTGGACCAGGACAAAACCAGTTTACCTACGGACCAAGTGATTGGCAGAGCATGGGTGGGCAGGGAGGTTCCCAAtcgttttccttttcctttggtGGCCCCAGTGGTGGCCCAAGTCCATTCAGTTTTGGTATGAACGACATTTTCTCAAACTTTTTTGGGGATAATTCTGGAGCTGGAGGTCAGTTTGGTGGTTTCACTGGTTCAAGCAGGGCTCGACCTGACTCTCAGAGTACTCCGAAGAGCATTAGGGCCCTCAGTTCACAGGTCTATAAGAAAGAAGTAGTTGACCAGGGAATGACTTGGCTCTTGTTCTCTTATACGACCTCTTTGAAGGGGCATCAGCATGTTGAATCTCTGGTAGAGGAAGTTGCCAGCTCACTGAAGGGTGCCCTAAAG GTTGGAAGTGTAAACTGTGACACTGAGGCATCACTCTGCAAGGACCTTGGCATATATCCACGCAGAATGCCCAGGGTATTTGTTTATTCATACAAAGCGAGTGAGAAGGGTTTGTTGGTTGAGTATGATGGCGATTGGGGTGCCAAACCTTTAAAATCCTTTTGCCAAGACCATTTGCCAAGGTTTTCAAAGAGGGTCGACTTGAACTTCGTAAAGTCTTCCTCTGTCACAGTTGATAAATTTCCTACGGTGGTCCTTCTCTCCACCAAAAAAGATACTCCTGTTATCTGGCGCGTCCTCAGTGGACTGTATCACAAACGCATCATTTTCTATGATGTACAG GTCCAGGATGCTTCTGATCCAACAGTGAAGAAACTAGGGGTCGATGCACTACCAGCTATAGTTGGTTGGCTATCAAATGGGGAGAAGCATGTCTTAAAAACAGGCATTGCTGTTAAAGATTTGAAATCAGCAATTCATGATCTCAGTGGTTTAATTGAAGGTtttgagaagaagaacaagaaggcAGCTTCAGAGCAGTCCAAGAAAGCATCAACTGATTCAGGGGAGAATCAGATACCTCTACTGACCAAATCTAATTTTGATTCTCTCTGTGGCGACCAAATTCCAGTTTGCATCATTGGTGCATTTagatcttccaaagaaagaaagaagttgGAATCAGTTCTGAATACG GTCTCTCAGAAATCATTATCAAGGCGACAGAACTCGGCGCATGGCAGGGATTCCATCTCCTACACTCTCTTGGATGCCACCAAGCAGGCATCATTCTTAAACGCATTCGACAAAGCAGGATTTAAATCTTTAGATAAGGTCTTGGTGGCCTACAAACCTCGGAAGGGGACTTTTGCAGCATTTGAGGGTGAAATAACTGCAGAAGAAGTAGAGAAGTTTATTAGTGCAGTTCTTAACGGGGACATCCGATTCACCAGAACACAACAGAGCCCCCTTCTTAAATGA
- the LOC112193185 gene encoding 60S ribosomal protein L9, with protein MKTILASESMDIPDGVTIKVKAKVIEVEGPRGKLTRNFKHLNLDFELVTDESTGKKKLKIEAWFGTRKTRAAIRTALSHVSNLIIGVTKGYRYKMRFVYAHFPINASIPSSSNAIEIRNFLGVKKVRKVQMLEGVTISRSEKVKDEMVLDGNDIELVSRSAALINQKCHVKNKDIRKFLDGIYVSERSTITTGDEGTRIDRLVQSVVLFPLILACFYVYMGVWKF; from the coding sequence ATGAAGACGATTCTGGCCTCGGAGAGCATGGACATCCCGGACGGCGTCACCATCAAGGTGAAGGCCAAGGTCATCGAGGTCGAAGGTCCCCGCGGGAAGCTCACCCGAAACTTCAAGCACCTCAACCTCGACTTCGAGCTCGTCACCGACGAGTCGACGGGGAAAAAGAAGCTGAAGATCGAGGCCTGGTTCGGCACCCGCAAGACCAGAGCCGCCATCCGCACCGCGctcagccacgtcagcaacctcATCATCGGCGTCACCAAGGGCTACCGCTACAAGATGAGGTTCGTCTACGCTCACTTTCCGATCAACGCCTCCATCCCCAGCTCCAGCAACGCCATCGAGATCCGCAACTTCCTGGGAGTGAAGAAAGTCAGAAAGGTCCAGATGCTCGAAGGCGTGACGATCTCGCGATCGGAGAAGGTGAAGGATGAGATGGTTTTGGACGGGAACGACATCGAGTTGGTTTCGAGGTCGGCGGCGCTGATCAACCAGAAGTGTCATGTGAAGAACAAGGACATCAGGAAGTTTCTGGATGGGATCTACGTCAGCGAGAGGAGCACCATTACCACCGGAGACGAAGGAACAAGAATCGATCGATTAGTCCAGTCAGTAGtattatttcctttaattttggcATGTTTCTATGTTTATATGGGAGTATGGAAATTTTGA